In Zingiber officinale cultivar Zhangliang chromosome 8B, Zo_v1.1, whole genome shotgun sequence, a single genomic region encodes these proteins:
- the LOC122013918 gene encoding uncharacterized protein LOC122013918, protein MILYLQQGVLPIDAEASRLVRKRAHDYTPIGEQRYKRAFSRSLLKCLGLDEAEYALKEIHQGCCGSHVGGRALSWTILLAGYFWHTLQKDAQQMFEIPDKLVSDNGRQFQGRKIQEWCQGFGITQAFTSVAYPQSNKQIEVINREIVCGFKVKLDHVGGNWMEELPSILWAYLTTP, encoded by the exons ATGATCTTGTACTTGCAGCAAGGTGTTTTACCCATAGATGCTGAAGCATCAAGGCTGGTCAGGAAAAGAGCTCATGATTATACACCGATCGGGGAGCAGCGATACAAACGGGCATTCTCTCGATCCTTACTCAAATGCTTGGGCTTGGATGAAGCGGAGTATGCTTTGAAGGAGATTCACCAGGGGTGTTGCGGTAGCCACGTGGGAGGAAGGGCATTGTCTTGGACGATATTGCTAGCCGGGTACTTCTGGCACACCTTGCAGAAGGATGCCCAGCAGATG TTCGAGATCCCCGACAAGTTAGTCTCAGATAACGGGAGGCAATTCCAAGGACGCAAGATTCAGGAATGGTGCCAAGGGTTTGGCATCACCCAGGCCTTCACTTCCGTGGCATACCCTCAGAGCAACAAACAGATCGAGGTCATCAATAGGGAGATAGTGTGTGGgttcaaagtcaagctggatcatgtAGGTGGTAACTGGATGGAAGAGCTACCTAGCATCCTTTGGGCCTACCTAACGACACCTTAA